From one Mobula birostris isolate sMobBir1 chromosome 18, sMobBir1.hap1, whole genome shotgun sequence genomic stretch:
- the ddit4 gene encoding DNA damage-inducible transcript 4 protein, whose protein sequence is MCHGRAAAPPPPPLPPSSWGKLLQRIADLTGSSPAQFPPDRLEHKAEPSLDTDSDYGSLESDRDSVTDDPFEEFLCADVMQLVEQSLSEAKRGALRCFKLLIPEELSGQVAEELLRLAASEPCGLRGAVLHLSVEDGNVCKDVDRIVVDGSLSPTFELALVLRLEAGIWSKIQDLLTSGPSFTPGYSQTLRLSPRFRIIKRKLYSSNEVLVEEC, encoded by the exons ATGTGTCACGGACGCGCTGCGGCTCCTCCTCCGCCGCCGTTGCCCCCTTCCTCCTGGGGTAAACTGCTGCAGAGGATCGCCGACCTGACCGGCAGCTCCCCGGCTCAGTTTCCGCCGGACCGGCTGGAACACAAAGCAGAGCCCAGTCTGGACACTGACAGCG ATTACGGGAGTTTGGAATCGGACCGTGACTCGGTCACCGACGACCCGTTTGAGGAGTTTCTGTGCGCCGATGTGATGCAGCTGGTTGAGCAGAGCCTGAGCGAGGCCAAGCGCGGTGCCCTTCGCTGCTTCAAGCTCCTCATCCCGGAGGAGTTGAGCGGCCAGGTGGCGGAGGAGCTGCTCCGGCTGGCAGCCAGCGAGCCTTGCGGCCTGCGGGGAGCCGTACTGCATCTCAGCGTGGAGGATGGCAACGTTTGCAAAGATGTGGACCGGATAGTGGTGGATGGCAGTCTGTCTCCCACCTTCGAGCTCGCCCTGGTGCTGAGATTGGAAGCTGGTATCTGGTCCAAGATCCAGGACCTCTTGACTTCGGGCCCCTCTTTCACTCCGGGGTATAGCCAAACACTCAGACTCAGCCCCAGGTTCCGGATCATTAAGAGAAAACTGTACAGTTCCAACGAGGTCTTGGTGGAAGAATGCTGA